A window of Rhododendron vialii isolate Sample 1 chromosome 11a, ASM3025357v1 contains these coding sequences:
- the LOC131308601 gene encoding uncharacterized protein LOC131308601 codes for MEINESISLYFTRTLIVVNQLRWYGEQMEDVRVLEKILRSLDPKFNNIVGTVEEVKDLNTMTVDELLATLEIHKQRINKRLSTTGQEQALQARFKSAAEGGPSQKGRRRGRGHGRGQARGRGGRGLIRGGRGQDEVVQRGRRRNRGEEEEEEVEALIKVRCSVTVAMSMAITVGSVRPMWSVMHVVDMATTVTIARRSMEKWRNKPI; via the coding sequence ATGGAGATCAATGAATCAATTTCCTTGTATTTTACACGGACTTTGATTGTTGTGAATCAGTTAAGATGGTATGGGGAGCAAATGGAGGACGTTCGAGTTTTGGAGAAAATACTTCGGTCTTTGGATCCGAAATTCAACAACATCGTTGGCACTGTTGAGGAGGTGAAGGACCTCAACACCATGACCGTTGATGAGTTGTTGGCCACGTTGGAAATCCACAAGCAAAGGATCAACAAGAGGTTGTCCACGACGGGGCAGGAGCAGGCCCTGCAAGCAAGGTTCAAGAGTGCCGCAGAGGGAGGACCTTCACAAAAAGGAAGACGTAGAGGAAGAGGACATGGACGTGGTCAAGCCCGAGGCAGAGGTGGGAGAGGTCTTataagaggaggaagaggacaaGATGAAGTTGTGCAGAGAGGAAGAAGGAGAAAtagaggagaagaggaagaggaagaggtagAGGCGTTGATAAAAGTCAGGTGCAGTGTTACAGTTGCAATGAGTATGGCCATTACAGTAGGGAGTGTACGGCCGATGTGGAGTGTTATGCATGTGGTGGATATGGCCACTACAGTTACGATTGCACGGAGGAGTATGGAGAAGTGGAGGAACAAGCCAATTTAG
- the LOC131308597 gene encoding H/ACA ribonucleoprotein complex subunit 4, which translates to MADVDLNHSGKKKKKSKSKDEQTPPPAAAAADATTDDYLIKPQSFTPSVNTSDWPILLKNYDRLNVRTGHYTPLPSGYSPLKRPLAEYIRYGVLNLDKPANPSSHEVVAWIKRILRVEKTGHSGTLDPKVTGNLIVCVDRATRLVKSQQGAGKEYVCIARLHSEVPDTAKVARALETLTGAVFQRPPLISAVKRQLRIRTIYEAKLLEYDVNRHLVVFWISCEAGTYVRTMCVHLGLILGVGGHMQELRRVRSGIMGEKDNMVTMHDVMDAQWMYDNYRDETYLRRVIMPLEVLLTSYKRLVVKDSAVNAICYGAKLMIPGLLRFENDVEVGEEVVLMTTKGEAIALGIAEMTTAVMATCDHGVVAKIKRVVMDRDTYPRKWGLGPRASMKKKLISEGKLDKHGKPTESTPAEWSRNLIALPAGGDSVVASLAAGSEPVAAVTEVATVEGEKKKKKKHKDKEDDEEGRKRKVEEVDGSPAPHVAKKVKADGDKETAELKEEIELKEEKKKKKKKNKEADEEVTPDVEKAKKEKKKDKVKDAVGSSDEEKSEKKKKKKKKSKDAENGGTDDGANKSEKEKKKKKNKNSEQD; encoded by the coding sequence ATGGCCGATGTAGACCTCAATCATTccgggaagaagaaaaagaagtccAAATCCAAAGACGAACAAACCCCACcacccgccgccgccgccgccgacgCAACCACCGATGATTACCTCATAAAACCCCAGAGCTTCACCCCTTCAGTCAACACATCCGACTGGCCCATACTCTTGAAGAACTACGATCGCCTCAACGTGCGAACCGGACACTACACCCCCCTCCCCTCCGGTTACTCCCCTCTCAAGCGCCCGCTCGCCGAGTACATCAGGTACGGTGTCCTCAACCTAGACAAACCCGCCAACCCTTCCTCCCACGAGGTCGTGGCCTGGATCAAACGCATCCTCCGGGTCGAGAAAACGGGTCACTCCGGAACCCTCGACCCGAAAGTCACCGGTAACCTAATCGTCTGCGTGGACCGGGCCACCCGGCTCGTTAAGTCCCAGCAGGGTGCCGGCAAAGAGTACGTGTGCATCGCTCGATTGCACTCGGAGGTTCCAGACACGGCCAAGGTGGCCCGGGCGCTGGAAACCCTAACCGGAGCGGTCTTCCAGCGCCCGCCGCTTATCTCGGCTGTCAAAAGGCAGCTTAGGATTAGGACTATTTATGAGGCTAAGCTGCTTGAGTATGATGTGAATAGGCATTTGGTTGTGTTCTGGATATCTTGTGAAGCTGGGACTTATGTGAGGACCATGTGTGTCCATTTAGGATTGATTTTGGGTGTGGGAGGGCACATGCAGGAGCTGAGGAGGGTTAGGTCTGGGATTATGGGGGAGAAGGATAACATGGTGACGATGCACGATGTTATGGATGCTCAGTGGATGTATGATAATTATAGGGATGAGACGTATTTGAGGAGGGTGATAATGCCGCTGGAGGTTCTGTTGACGAGTTATAAGAGGTTGGTTGTGAAAGATTCGGCCGTGAATGCGATTTGCTATGGGGCGAAGTTGATGATACCGGGGTTGTTGAGGTTCGAGAATGATGTTGAGGTTGGGGAGGAGGTTGTGTTGATGACAACTAAAGGGGAGGCAATCGCTTTGGGTATTGCGGAGATGACTACGGCTGTGATGGCGACTTGCGATCATGGTGTGGTTGCGAAGATTAAGAGGGTGGTGATGGATAGGGATACGTATCCAAGGAAGTGGGGGTTGGGGCCTAGGGCCTCGATGAAGAAGAAGCTGATTTCGGAGGGGAAGTTGGATAAGCATGGGAAGCCGACTGAGAGCACCCCGGCTGAGTGGTCGAGGAATTTGATTGCTCTTCCCGCTGGAGGGGATTCTGTGGTTGCTAGTCTTGCTGCTGGGAGTGAGCCAGTGGCGGCGGTTACAGAGGTTGCTACAGTGGagggagagaagaaaaagaagaaaaagcataAGGATAAGGAAGATGATGAGGAGGGGCGTAAGAGGAAAGTGGAGGAGGTTGATGGTAGCCCTGCGCCACATGTTGCAAAGAAGGTGAAGGCTGATGGAGATAAGGAAACAGCAGAGCTGAAAGAGGAAATTGAACTgaaggaagagaagaagaagaagaagaaaaagaacaaagaagcTGATGAAGAGGTAACTCCAGATGTGGAGAAGgctaagaaggagaagaagaaggacaAAGTGAAGGATGCAGTTGGTTCGTCGGATGAGGAGAAatcggagaagaagaagaagaagaagaagaagagcaaagaTGCTGAGAATGGCGGTACTGATGATGGGGCAAACAAAAgcgagaaggagaagaagaaaaagaagaataaaaactCCGAACAAGATTAG